In Cherax quadricarinatus isolate ZL_2023a chromosome 28, ASM3850222v1, whole genome shotgun sequence, a single window of DNA contains:
- the LOC128693215 gene encoding SET and MYND domain-containing protein 4, whose amino-acid sequence MAPFREIYAKFRGLLQESWQTSEVLSHFEPTATLETMFQYLWFRPEGQQVLIPPQGNSRISRKGATEAETFRNEGNRLYRERKLEQALLAYNYSILAAPFPNQAAEATPTINIPEQESLALAYANRSAVLYEMGQYESALADVQRAFIYGYPPARKHRLHERQVKCLQALGKFQEAKTILEETINALSALSLTDKEAATAKSSLTTLQAKCESNSSPVSSPHQYERVLYTGPERPPPVSCPRPDLPCLSDALRIHYTPIRGRHLVANRDIQPGEVLVVESALGAVVKLDATLRTHCSYCLRRSPIPLPCPTCSLVVFCSESCRNAGVGGGHGAECSVLAVLVALQLDPAASLALRVLASTTLTDLRNSLVSLQREGCSGGSRPMMQVVHDYRALYHLEGHATARPESQLQETAAIACVLTHILIEQCPSFLKGQDGHPVMVSQDDIVLVGGQIMRLILGLECNVHGTKEIVIGDEGEESNIGKTRGQEVGWSVYSALSLVNHSCVPNTLTTSLGSTKFLYSVSIIPQGAEITDSYGERYVSHGRTERRAALQQHYYFCCSCAACQADWPLFHELPMKPSLRCPSCFQALSGFTCHLCELVCTTDVTTKTGVQLYDAPKTQVQMNKCWAEYIKASAQISQGKVSPSLMAIVVNLLILLDKYTVHPNQAYVSAQETLMTCFDLMGSVHLVTKATPK is encoded by the exons ATGGCACCCTTCAGGGAGATTTATGCCAAGTTCCGAGGGCTACTGCAGGAGTCATGGCAGACGAGCGAGGTACTGTCACACTTCGAGCCCACAGCTACCCTGGAAACTATGTTCCAGTACCTGTGGTTCCGGCCAGAGGGGCAGCAGGTGCTAATCCCACCCCAAGGTAACTCCCGCATAAGCAGGAAAGGCGCCACTGAAGCTGAGACGTTCCGCAACGAAGGCAATCGTCTTTACCGAGAGCGGAAGCTGGAGCAGGCGCTGCTGGCGTACAACTACAGCATTCTGGCGGCGCCCTTCCCGAACCAAGCAGCTGAGGCCACTCCTACTATCAATATTCCTGAGCAGGAAAGCCTAGCCCTGGCATATGCTAATCGCTCTGCTGTTTTGTACGAAATGGGTCAGTACGAATCAGCACTTGCAGACGTCCAACGGGCCTTCATTTACGGATATCCGCCTGCCAGGAAGCATCGTCTACATGAACGCCAAGTTAAGTGCCTTCAAGCACTCGGTAAATTTCAGGAAGCAAAAACTATCCTCGAGGAAACTATTAATGCACTCTCTGCCTTATCTTTAACTGACAAGGAGGCGGCAACCGCGAAGAGTTCACTCACCACACTGCaagccaagtgtgagagtaactcTTCCCCAGTGTCGTCCCCACACCAGTATGAACGAGTGTTATACACAGGACCTGAGCGACCTCCTCCAGTGTCCTGCCCTCGACCTGACTTACCCTGCCTCAGCGACGCCCTCAGGATTCACTACACGCCCATCCGTGGTAGACATCTAGTGGCTAACAGGGATATTCAGCCAG gagaggtgttggtggtagagtcgGCCCTGGGAGCCGTGGTCAAGCTGGACGCCACTCTCAGGACTCACTGTTCTTATTGCCTGCGTCGTTCTCCCATCCCTCTGCCATGTCCCACCTGCTCCCTG GTCGTGTTCTGCAGTGAAAGCTGTCGTAATGCAGGTGTTGGGGGAGGGCACGGAGCAGAGTGCAGTGTACTAGCAGTGCTGGTAGCCCTGCAACTGGACCCTGCGGCATCCCTTGCTCTCAGGGTCCTCGCCTCCACTACTCTCACAGACCTTCGTAACAGTCTGGTTAGCCTCCAGCGTGAAGGTTGTAGTGGAGGCTCACGGCCTATGATGCAAGTTGTGCATGACTACCGTGCCTTATACCACTTGGAAGGACATGCCACAGCCCGTCCAGAGAGTCAGCTACAGGAAACAGCTGCTATTGCTTGTGTTTTAACACACATCCTTATTGAACAATGTCCTAGTTTCTTGAAAGGCCAAGATGGTCATCCAGTCATGGTCTCTCAAGATGATATTGTGCTAGTGGGAGGGCAAATAATGCGACTAATTTTGGGTCTGGAGTGCAATGTCCATGGAACGAAAGAAATTGTAATTGGGGATGAGGGAGAAGAAAGTAACATTGGAAAGACTCGAGGACAAGAAGTGGGTTGGTCTGTATATTCAGCTCTAAGCCTGGTAAACCATTCGTGCGTCCCCAACACCCTGACAACCTCCCTGGGTAGTACAAAGTTCCTGTACAGTGTAAGCATCATCCCACAGGGAGCAGAGATCACAGACAGTTATGGTGAACGATACGTTAGTCATGGACGTACAGAGAGACGTGCAGCACTTCAGCAGCATTACTACTTCTGCTGCAGCTGTGCTGCCTGTCAAGCAGACTGGCCGCTCTTCCATGAGTTGCCTATGAAGCCAAGTTTGAGGTGTCCCTCGTGCTTCCAAGCACTCAGTGGCTTCACCTGTCATCTGTGTGAACTGGTATGCACAACAGATGTCACAACCAAGACGGGTGTCCAGCTCTATGACGCACCTAAAACTCAAGTACAGATGAATAAATGTTGGGCTGAGTATATAAAGGCTTCGGCCCAGATCAGCCAGGGCAAGGTCTCTCCCAGCTTAATGGCCATAGTTGTGAATCTGTTGATATTACTGGATAAATACACCGTTCATCCCAACCAGGCATATGTAAGTGCCCAAGAAACATTGATGACTTGCTTTGACCTGATGGGTTCTGTTCACCTTGTGACCAAGGCCACGCCCAAGTAG